One window of the Janthinobacterium sp. PAMC25594 genome contains the following:
- a CDS encoding alginate lyase family protein — protein MSTHLIRRRTLLAGLLALPLAGLRAAPRPHEGALPFALTSAARARTLKARVAPAIAEQVVKAARKDAARPVHLMAEVRTGGLLKGEGGRETSQQAQEDWRQARLQALAWRLSGEMPHFEAARQLLLAWSGSYAPSFSPVDETELASLLMGFDLVQERLSGVEREQVQAFCRTLAHGYLSDPVKVGGPSTARNNWHSHRIKIGTAAAYVTGDALLIARAKERFLAHVPRNIGAGGVPFDFEQRDALHYTTYSLEPLLTTALMAQAHGDDWYGAPEARRLAEALAWLAPYAQGRKTHEEFAKSAVPFDRKRVAAGEKGFTGNWEPRGAANVYLLAARFDPAYLPLALELRPPAWALALYGT, from the coding sequence ACGCATCTGATCCGCCGGCGCACCTTGCTGGCCGGCCTGCTGGCGCTGCCCCTGGCCGGCTTGCGCGCGGCGCCGCGCCCGCATGAGGGGGCGCTGCCGTTTGCGCTGACGTCCGCTGCGCGCGCCCGCACGCTCAAGGCGCGGGTGGCGCCGGCCATTGCCGAGCAGGTGGTCAAGGCGGCGCGCAAGGATGCGGCGCGGCCCGTGCACCTGATGGCCGAAGTGCGCACGGGCGGCTTGCTGAAGGGAGAAGGCGGACGCGAGACCAGCCAGCAGGCGCAGGAAGACTGGCGCCAGGCGCGCCTGCAGGCGCTGGCCTGGCGCTTGTCGGGAGAAATGCCGCATTTCGAAGCGGCGCGTCAGCTGCTGCTGGCCTGGAGCGGCAGCTATGCACCCTCGTTCAGCCCTGTCGACGAGACGGAGCTGGCCAGCCTGCTGATGGGCTTTGATCTGGTACAGGAGCGCTTGAGCGGCGTCGAGCGCGAGCAGGTACAGGCGTTTTGCCGCACCCTGGCGCACGGGTATCTGAGTGATCCCGTCAAGGTGGGCGGCCCGTCCACGGCGCGCAACAACTGGCATAGCCACCGCATCAAGATCGGCACGGCCGCCGCGTATGTCACGGGCGACGCCTTGCTGATCGCGCGCGCGAAGGAGCGCTTCCTGGCGCACGTGCCGCGCAATATCGGCGCCGGCGGCGTGCCCTTCGACTTCGAGCAGCGCGACGCCCTGCATTACACCACCTACAGCCTGGAGCCGTTGTTGACGACGGCCCTGATGGCGCAGGCGCATGGCGACGACTGGTATGGCGCGCCGGAAGCTCGGCGCCTAGCCGAGGCGCTGGCCTGGCTGGCGCCGTATGCGCAGGGCAGAAAGACGCACGAGGAATTCGCGAAAAGCGCCGTGCCCTTCGACCGCAAGCGCGTGGCGGCCGGCGAAAAAGGATTTACGGGGAATTGGGAGCCCAGGGGCGCCGCCAATGTGTACCTGCTGGCGGCGCGCTTCGACCCCGCTTACCTGCCGCTGGCGCTGGAGTTGCGCCCGCCAGCCTGGGCGCTGGCGCTGTACGGAACTTAG
- a CDS encoding TonB-dependent receptor encodes MHHASRSLLTRTVLACALSQIGMALALPAPALAQSQQVRVYGIPAGALGDVLTRFGSDSAILLSFSSEATQGLRSTGLQGSYSLQEGFRVLLAGSGLQAVPQSNGGYLLQKIPASASAPTADSRGVAVMSGVTVVAAAERSAATSGTDSYTGGPASGATGLVLTQRETPQSLTIVTRQQMDDHNSNAVSDVMKNVNGVSVQNYDSDRWSFQARGFAVTNFQYDGVSAIYDGVYDWGTTNSDMAIYDRIEVLKGATGLMSGSGDPSATVNMVRKRPTASFEGSATLGAGSWDNYRGEADISGPLNESRTVRGRLVGAYQDKHSYLDRYKQQKSVAYGIIEADLTPVTLLTAGFTHQDYKPRGSTWTGFPVLFSDGSCTDFPTSWNPATDWSRRDMRNTTLFTSLEHSFANEWKLKLSANQLRSKHDSVLGSASGGNPDPVTGAGTFFFMGKYKGDRRQSTVNVDASGPFTAFGRRHEAMIGYSHSSAKQDGPVYESVYPPLDGSYFDWRGQYAEPAFTRLGNDNDSTRQSGLYGAVRLRPADALSLIVGARVSNYKQEQERSFFAPKTARITSRIEENNVITPYAGVVYDLDKTYSVFGSYTIIFAPQSNRDVNRNFLSPVRGKGVEAGVKAEYLDGKVNASASLFQIRQSNVASSVGEVNGEEAYTAIDGVTSRGVEMEVTGEVMKDVKLSAGYTYTHVRDADGKDVFSTMLQTTQPAHLVRVQGTWRLPASLDKLTVGGGINWQSSYYGNIWNPAIVDYSRIKQGSYALVNLMARYEISKNVTASLNVNNLLDKKYFTGLGLFQTGFYGEPRNVMFTVRTKF; translated from the coding sequence ATGCACCACGCTTCGCGTTCCCTCCTTACCCGCACCGTCCTGGCCTGCGCCCTGTCGCAGATCGGCATGGCCCTGGCCCTGCCGGCGCCAGCGCTGGCACAAAGCCAGCAAGTGCGCGTCTATGGCATCCCGGCCGGCGCGCTCGGTGACGTGCTGACGCGCTTCGGCAGCGACAGCGCCATTCTATTGTCGTTCTCCAGCGAGGCCACGCAAGGCTTGCGCAGCACCGGCCTGCAAGGCAGCTACAGCTTGCAGGAGGGCTTCCGCGTGCTGCTGGCCGGCAGCGGCCTGCAAGCCGTGCCGCAATCGAATGGCGGCTACCTGCTGCAAAAGATCCCCGCCAGCGCCAGCGCACCCACGGCGGACAGCCGCGGCGTGGCCGTCATGAGCGGCGTCACCGTAGTGGCGGCGGCCGAGCGCAGCGCCGCCACCAGCGGCACGGACAGCTACACGGGCGGGCCAGCCAGCGGCGCCACGGGCCTGGTCCTGACGCAGCGCGAAACGCCACAGTCGCTGACCATCGTCACGCGCCAGCAGATGGATGACCACAACAGCAACGCTGTCTCCGACGTCATGAAAAACGTCAATGGCGTGAGCGTGCAAAACTATGACAGCGACCGCTGGAGCTTCCAGGCGCGCGGCTTTGCCGTCACCAATTTCCAGTACGACGGCGTGTCGGCCATCTATGACGGCGTGTACGACTGGGGCACGACCAACAGCGACATGGCCATCTATGACCGCATCGAAGTACTGAAGGGCGCGACGGGCTTGATGAGCGGCTCGGGCGACCCGTCGGCCACCGTCAACATGGTGCGCAAGCGCCCCACCGCCAGCTTCGAGGGTTCGGCCACCCTGGGCGCGGGATCGTGGGACAACTACCGCGGCGAAGCCGATATCTCCGGCCCCCTGAACGAAAGCCGCACGGTACGCGGCCGCCTGGTGGGCGCCTACCAGGACAAGCACTCGTACCTGGACCGCTACAAGCAGCAAAAATCCGTCGCCTACGGCATCATCGAGGCGGACCTGACACCTGTCACCCTGCTGACGGCCGGCTTCACGCACCAGGATTACAAGCCGCGCGGCTCGACCTGGACGGGCTTCCCCGTGCTGTTTTCCGATGGCAGCTGCACGGATTTCCCCACTTCGTGGAATCCGGCCACCGACTGGAGCCGCCGCGACATGCGGAACACCACGCTGTTCACGTCGCTCGAACATAGCTTCGCCAACGAGTGGAAACTGAAATTGAGCGCCAACCAGCTGCGCAGCAAGCATGACAGCGTGCTCGGTTCTGCCAGCGGCGGCAATCCCGATCCTGTCACAGGCGCAGGCACGTTTTTCTTCATGGGCAAATACAAGGGCGACCGCCGCCAGAGCACCGTCAACGTCGACGCCAGCGGCCCATTTACGGCCTTCGGCCGTCGGCATGAAGCGATGATCGGCTACTCCCATTCCAGCGCGAAGCAGGATGGCCCCGTCTACGAATCGGTCTATCCGCCCCTGGACGGCAGTTACTTTGACTGGCGCGGCCAGTATGCGGAACCCGCTTTTACCCGCCTGGGCAACGACAACGACAGCACGCGCCAGAGCGGCCTGTATGGCGCCGTGCGCCTGCGGCCAGCCGATGCCTTGTCCCTTATCGTCGGCGCGCGCGTCAGCAACTACAAGCAGGAGCAGGAGCGCAGCTTCTTCGCCCCCAAGACCGCGCGCATCACCTCGCGCATCGAGGAAAATAACGTCATCACGCCGTATGCGGGCGTCGTGTATGACCTCGACAAGACCTATTCCGTGTTCGGCAGCTACACCATCATCTTCGCGCCGCAGAGCAACCGCGACGTGAACCGCAACTTTCTGTCGCCCGTGCGCGGCAAGGGTGTTGAAGCAGGCGTGAAGGCAGAATATTTGGATGGCAAGGTCAATGCCAGCGCGTCCCTGTTCCAGATCCGTCAAAGCAACGTGGCCAGCTCTGTGGGCGAAGTCAACGGCGAAGAAGCGTATACAGCCATCGACGGCGTCACCAGCCGCGGCGTGGAAATGGAGGTGACGGGCGAAGTGATGAAGGATGTGAAGCTGAGCGCCGGCTATACCTACACCCACGTGCGCGACGCGGATGGCAAGGATGTCTTTTCCACCATGCTGCAAACGACGCAGCCGGCCCACCTGGTGCGTGTACAGGGCACATGGCGCCTGCCGGCCAGCCTGGACAAGCTGACCGTCGGTGGCGGCATCAACTGGCAAAGCAGCTACTACGGCAATATCTGGAACCCCGCCATCGTGGACTATTCGCGCATCAAGCAGGGCAGCTATGCGCTGGTCAACCTGATGGCGCGCTACGAAATCAGCAAGAACGTCACGGCCAGCCTCAACGTGAACAACCTGCTCGACAAGAAGTACTTCACGGGACTGGGCCTGTTCCAGACGGGCTTCTACGGCGAACCGCGCAATGTGATGTTCACCGTGCGCACGAAGTTTTAA
- a CDS encoding FecR family protein, with product MQANTPRRHAVKTLALLLACGASLYAFERRSPWRSWTADYRTGVNQRRVVTLDDGTQLTLNTSSAVNVVYNGAQRRIELLAGEIFIATGKDAAQRPFFVGTPHGSLQALGTRFTVRLHQQYASAGVLEGAVAVLAGDGAQRLVLHPGEGAHFDGTNCHRQALAPYGGAWLDGMLVARDMRLADFLAELSRYSDHPLGCTPAVASLRVSGSYPLADVGAILDAVSASLQLRRNTVTRFWGHQVVRIELAAR from the coding sequence GTGCAAGCCAACACCCCGCGCCGCCATGCCGTCAAGACCCTGGCCCTGCTGCTGGCCTGCGGCGCCTCGCTGTATGCATTCGAACGCCGCAGCCCCTGGCGCAGCTGGACGGCCGACTACCGCACGGGCGTCAACCAGCGCCGCGTCGTGACCCTTGATGACGGCACGCAGCTCACGCTCAACACCAGCAGCGCCGTGAATGTCGTTTACAACGGCGCGCAGCGCCGTATTGAACTGCTGGCCGGTGAAATCTTCATCGCCACCGGCAAGGATGCGGCACAACGACCGTTCTTCGTCGGCACGCCGCATGGCAGCCTGCAGGCGCTGGGCACGCGCTTCACCGTGCGCCTGCACCAGCAATACGCCAGCGCCGGCGTGCTCGAAGGGGCCGTCGCCGTGCTGGCCGGCGATGGCGCACAGCGCCTGGTGCTGCATCCCGGCGAAGGCGCGCATTTCGACGGCACGAACTGCCACCGCCAGGCGCTTGCGCCGTATGGCGGCGCATGGCTCGATGGCATGCTGGTGGCGCGCGACATGCGCCTGGCCGATTTCCTCGCCGAGCTGTCGCGCTACAGCGACCATCCGCTGGGCTGTACGCCCGCCGTCGCCAGCCTGCGCGTGTCCGGTTCCTACCCGCTGGCCGATGTGGGCGCCATCCTCGACGCCGTCAGCGCCAGCCTGCAACTGCGGCGCAATACCGTCACGCGCTTCTGGGGCCATCAAGTCGTCAGGATCGAACTGGCGGCGCGCTGA
- a CDS encoding YbdK family carboxylate-amine ligase, translating to MPLEPFGQSAALTFGVELELQLVNLSDYDLTAASPDLLHLLNKKPFPGNVTPEITESMIEINSSVHTHHGPLLEQLQEIRDTLITAGDKLNIGIAGGGTHPFQQWSSQKIFSKPRFQEISELYGYLAKQFTIFGQHVHIGCASGDDAMFLLHSLNRYIPHFIALSASSPYVQGRDTLFDSARLNSVFAFPMSGRAPFTLSWEQFSNEYFAKMENTGIIKSMKDFYWDIRPKPEFGTIELRVCDTPLTVERAAALAAYLQALCRYLLERKEVPPVEDDYLVYNYNRFQACRFGLDGAITHPKTYETMSLREDIMTTLRKMEPHAEAMGSTPALKHLSDVAKQWSDAQYLRKQHSLQGSAEGMVDSAIRCFRGEPMNY from the coding sequence ATGCCGCTGGAACCCTTTGGCCAATCGGCCGCGCTGACCTTCGGCGTCGAACTCGAACTGCAACTGGTGAACCTGTCGGACTACGACTTGACGGCCGCCAGCCCCGACCTGCTGCATCTGCTGAACAAAAAACCGTTCCCCGGCAACGTCACGCCGGAAATCACCGAGAGCATGATCGAGATCAACTCGAGCGTGCACACGCACCACGGCCCCCTGCTGGAGCAGCTGCAGGAAATCCGCGACACCTTGATCACGGCCGGCGACAAGCTCAATATCGGCATCGCGGGCGGCGGCACGCACCCGTTCCAGCAATGGTCGTCGCAAAAGATCTTTTCCAAGCCCCGCTTCCAGGAGATTTCGGAACTGTACGGCTACCTGGCCAAGCAGTTCACCATCTTCGGCCAGCACGTGCACATCGGCTGCGCCTCGGGCGACGACGCCATGTTCCTGCTGCATTCGCTGAACCGCTACATCCCCCACTTCATCGCCCTGTCGGCTTCCTCGCCCTATGTGCAGGGCCGCGATACCCTGTTCGATTCGGCCCGTTTGAACTCCGTGTTCGCCTTTCCCATGAGCGGACGCGCGCCGTTTACGCTGAGCTGGGAGCAGTTCTCCAACGAGTATTTCGCCAAGATGGAGAACACGGGCATCATCAAGAGCATGAAGGATTTTTACTGGGATATCCGTCCCAAGCCGGAATTTGGCACCATCGAACTGCGCGTGTGCGACACGCCGCTGACGGTGGAGCGGGCCGCCGCGCTGGCCGCCTACCTGCAGGCCCTGTGCCGCTACCTGCTCGAACGCAAGGAGGTGCCACCAGTGGAAGACGATTATCTCGTATATAACTACAACCGCTTCCAGGCCTGCCGCTTCGGCCTCGATGGCGCCATCACGCATCCGAAAACCTACGAAACGATGTCGCTGCGCGAAGACATCATGACCACCCTGCGCAAGATGGAACCGCACGCCGAGGCGATGGGCAGCACGCCGGCCCTGAAACACCTGTCGGACGTGGCCAAGCAATGGAGCGACGCGCAATACCTGCGCAAGCAGCACAGCCTGCAGGGCAGCGCCGAGGGCATGGTCGATTCGGCGATCCGCTGCTTCCGTGGCGAACCGATGAACTATTGA
- a CDS encoding cation:proton antiporter: protein MQSLISIAADLSWPFAITLAWVVGEFGHRWTGLPRISFYGVIGFVLAQTQVGVLPQTDAGPMLVLADVAFGLILFEVGYRINLRWLKNNPWIAVTGLVESLLTFAVVYFIGIEFGSTSMTALLLASLAMSTSPATIMRVINEERSSGQVTERIVHLTALNCVLAVFTFNIIVGFWMFQSSTDLIEASSSSAAVLAASVGAGTVFGIVVPAMLRRLGNMAQDATVAFALSVMLLVALTYTTSLSPLLATLTFGLVARHRRVAFSQAQRNFGALGELLTVLLFVYAASTLEWASVTAGAGLALAVVGGRLLTKVAGVAAFSHVSGISWRKGVLTGVALTPVSVFIILLLEHARQHGVNFGDELNALAAITLGLELIGPVLVQRVLMLAKETHEIKER from the coding sequence ATGCAAAGTCTGATCTCGATCGCCGCCGACCTGTCCTGGCCGTTCGCCATTACCCTGGCCTGGGTAGTGGGCGAATTCGGTCACCGCTGGACGGGTCTGCCGCGCATCAGTTTTTACGGCGTGATCGGTTTCGTCCTGGCGCAGACGCAGGTAGGCGTGCTGCCGCAGACGGACGCCGGCCCCATGCTGGTGCTGGCCGACGTGGCCTTCGGCCTGATCCTGTTCGAGGTGGGCTACCGCATCAACCTGCGCTGGCTGAAGAACAACCCGTGGATCGCCGTCACGGGCCTGGTCGAATCCCTGCTGACCTTTGCCGTCGTCTACTTCATCGGCATCGAATTCGGCAGCACCTCGATGACGGCGCTGCTGCTGGCGTCCCTGGCCATGTCCACCTCGCCGGCCACCATCATGCGCGTCATCAACGAGGAACGCAGCTCGGGCCAGGTGACGGAACGCATCGTCCACCTCACCGCCCTCAACTGCGTGCTGGCCGTCTTCACGTTCAACATCATCGTCGGTTTCTGGATGTTCCAGAGCTCCACCGACCTGATCGAGGCAAGCAGCAGCAGCGCCGCCGTGCTGGCCGCCTCGGTGGGCGCCGGCACCGTCTTTGGCATCGTCGTGCCGGCCATGCTGCGCCGCCTGGGCAACATGGCGCAGGATGCCACCGTCGCCTTCGCGCTGTCGGTGATGCTGCTCGTCGCCCTGACCTACACCACCAGCCTGTCGCCGCTGCTGGCCACCCTCACCTTCGGCCTGGTGGCCCGCCACCGCCGCGTGGCCTTCAGCCAGGCGCAGCGCAATTTCGGCGCATTGGGCGAGCTGCTGACGGTGCTGCTGTTCGTGTATGCCGCCTCGACCCTGGAATGGGCCAGCGTGACGGCCGGCGCGGGCCTGGCCCTGGCCGTCGTCGGCGGACGATTGCTGACGAAAGTCGCCGGCGTGGCCGCGTTCTCGCATGTGAGCGGCATTTCCTGGCGCAAGGGTGTGCTGACGGGCGTGGCACTGACGCCCGTCTCCGTCTTCATCATCCTGCTGCTCGAACACGCGCGCCAGCACGGCGTGAACTTCGGCGACGAATTGAACGCCCTGGCCGCCATCACCCTGGGCCTGGAACTGATCGGCCCCGTGCTGGTGCAGCGCGTGCTGATGCTGGCCAAAGAAACCCACGAAATCAAGGAGCGCTAA
- a CDS encoding VWA domain-containing protein: MLIDFFFTLKDAKIPVSIKEFLTLLEALQKNVIDASMDDFYYLARLTLVKDEAHFDKFDRAFAQYFKGVNAAFDTNAAIPLDWLLKRMQRELSEEQKAQLEKFGYDKLMDRLNELLKEQKERHEGGSKWIGTGGTSPFGNGGTNPEGIRIGGKGGSRTAVKVWEARSYKDYDTERELGTRNIKVALRRLRKFAREGAEDELALDATIAATANNAGYLDIRMRPERKNRIKVLMLFDVGGSMDDHIERTEELFSAAKTEFKNMEFFYFHNCVYDTLWKNNRRRNAERFPTWDVLRKYPPDTKLIFVGDATMSPYEILQPGGSVEYNNEEAGSTWLARFTQAFPKFIWLNPEAEGLWQYRQSIGVMRQLMNNRMFPLSIDGLEWGMRLLSK, encoded by the coding sequence ATGCTGATCGATTTCTTCTTCACACTCAAGGATGCGAAGATTCCCGTCTCGATCAAGGAATTTCTGACCCTGCTTGAAGCGCTGCAAAAGAACGTCATCGACGCCTCGATGGACGATTTTTACTATCTGGCGCGCCTGACCCTGGTCAAGGATGAAGCCCATTTCGACAAGTTCGACCGCGCGTTTGCGCAGTACTTCAAGGGCGTCAATGCGGCCTTCGACACGAACGCGGCGATTCCGCTCGACTGGCTGCTGAAACGCATGCAGCGCGAACTGTCCGAGGAGCAGAAGGCGCAGCTGGAAAAATTCGGCTACGACAAGCTGATGGACCGCCTGAACGAGCTGCTGAAGGAGCAGAAGGAGCGCCACGAGGGCGGCAGCAAGTGGATCGGCACGGGCGGCACCTCGCCATTCGGCAATGGCGGCACGAATCCGGAAGGCATCCGCATCGGCGGCAAGGGCGGCAGCCGCACGGCGGTGAAAGTGTGGGAAGCGCGCAGCTACAAGGATTACGACACCGAGCGCGAACTGGGCACGCGCAACATCAAGGTGGCCTTGCGCCGCCTGCGCAAGTTCGCGCGCGAAGGCGCGGAAGACGAACTGGCGCTCGACGCCACCATCGCCGCCACAGCGAACAACGCGGGTTATCTGGACATCCGGATGCGGCCCGAGCGCAAGAACCGCATCAAGGTGCTGATGCTGTTCGACGTGGGCGGCAGCATGGACGACCATATCGAACGCACCGAGGAACTGTTCTCGGCGGCGAAGACGGAATTCAAGAACATGGAATTCTTTTACTTCCATAACTGCGTCTACGACACCCTGTGGAAGAACAACCGGCGCCGCAACGCCGAGCGCTTCCCCACCTGGGACGTGCTGCGCAAATACCCGCCCGACACCAAGCTGATTTTTGTCGGCGACGCCACCATGAGCCCCTATGAAATCCTGCAACCGGGCGGCAGCGTCGAATACAACAACGAAGAAGCGGGATCGACGTGGCTGGCGCGCTTTACCCAGGCGTTCCCGAAGTTCATCTGGCTCAATCCCGAGGCGGAGGGATTGTGGCAGTACCGCCAGTCGATCGGCGTGATGCGTCAATTGATGAACAACCGCATGTTCCCCCTGTCGATCGACGGGCTGGAATGGGGCATGCGTCTGCTCAGTAAATAA
- a CDS encoding GNAT family N-acetyltransferase: MNDISPDKVFVPLELHGIRLEALAPHHAPGLRAAATDGELWNLRVTSVPEPEQVEQYIFKGIEMRPARFAFAVIDVASGEVIGTTSYHDVVPEIKRLEIGYTWYAQRCQRSHVNTTCKLLLLAHAFDTLGCALVGLRTDNFNHASQAAIERLGAKKDGVLRHHALRRDGTVRDTVMYSITRGEWPEIAAHLRYKLAQRPIAALPPAGHAGTQASPC; the protein is encoded by the coding sequence GTGAACGACATCAGCCCCGACAAGGTCTTCGTCCCCCTGGAACTGCACGGCATCCGCCTCGAAGCGCTGGCGCCGCACCACGCGCCCGGCTTGCGCGCGGCGGCCACGGATGGCGAACTGTGGAATCTGCGCGTTACCTCCGTGCCCGAACCGGAGCAGGTGGAGCAGTATATTTTCAAGGGCATCGAGATGCGCCCCGCGCGCTTCGCCTTTGCCGTCATCGACGTGGCCAGCGGCGAGGTAATCGGCACCACCAGCTACCACGACGTGGTGCCCGAAATCAAACGCCTGGAAATCGGCTACACCTGGTATGCGCAGCGCTGCCAGCGCAGCCACGTCAACACCACCTGCAAATTGCTGCTGCTGGCGCACGCCTTCGATACCCTCGGCTGCGCGCTGGTGGGTCTGCGCACCGACAATTTCAACCATGCCTCGCAGGCGGCCATCGAGCGCCTGGGCGCGAAAAAGGACGGCGTGCTGCGCCACCATGCGCTGCGCCGCGACGGCACCGTGCGCGACACCGTCATGTACAGCATCACGCGCGGCGAGTGGCCGGAAATTGCCGCCCATCTGCGCTACAAGCTGGCGCAGCGCCCCATCGCCGCACTGCCTCCCGCAGGACACGCAGGAACACAGGCATCGCCATGCTGA
- a CDS encoding MoxR family ATPase: MQAQHPQQGQRFEGSDSYVATADLKLAVNAALTLQRPLLIKGEPGTGKTMLAEEVAAALNMPLMQWHIKSTTKAQQGLYEYDAVSRLRDSQLGDERVRDIQNYIVKGVLWQAFTAPEPVVLLIDEIDKADIEFPNDLLRELDRMEFYVYETREMVTARHRPLVIITSNNEKELPDAFLRRCFFHYIKFPDKDTMEQIVAVHYPHLKQELLAQALQTFYEVRDVPGLKKKPSTSEFLDWLKLLLAEDIPAEALRSKDNKAVVPPLHGALLKNEQDVHLFERLMFMSRTNR, from the coding sequence ATGCAAGCACAGCACCCCCAGCAAGGCCAACGCTTCGAAGGTTCCGACAGCTATGTCGCCACCGCCGACCTGAAACTGGCCGTGAATGCGGCGCTGACCCTGCAACGCCCGCTGCTGATCAAGGGCGAGCCGGGCACGGGCAAGACCATGCTGGCCGAGGAAGTGGCGGCCGCGCTGAACATGCCGCTGATGCAATGGCATATCAAATCGACCACCAAGGCGCAGCAGGGCCTGTACGAATACGACGCCGTGTCGCGCCTGCGCGATTCGCAGCTGGGCGACGAGCGCGTGCGCGACATCCAGAACTACATCGTCAAGGGCGTGCTGTGGCAGGCGTTCACGGCGCCCGAACCGGTGGTGCTGCTGATCGACGAGATCGACAAGGCCGATATCGAATTCCCGAACGACCTGCTGCGCGAACTGGACCGCATGGAATTCTATGTCTACGAAACGCGCGAAATGGTCACGGCGCGCCATCGTCCGCTGGTCATCATCACCTCGAACAACGAGAAGGAATTGCCGGATGCCTTCTTGCGCCGCTGCTTCTTCCATTACATCAAATTCCCGGACAAGGACACGATGGAGCAGATCGTCGCCGTCCACTACCCGCACCTGAAACAGGAATTGCTGGCGCAGGCGCTGCAAACCTTCTATGAAGTGCGCGACGTGCCGGGCCTGAAGAAAAAACCGTCGACGTCGGAATTTCTCGACTGGCTCAAGCTCCTGCTGGCCGAAGACATCCCTGCCGAGGCGCTGCGCAGCAAGGATAATAAAGCCGTCGTGCCGCCGCTGCACGGCGCGCTGCTGAAAAACGAGCAGGACGTGCACCTGTTCGAGCGCCTGATGTTCATGTCGCGCACCAACCGCTAA
- a CDS encoding cytochrome c: MKKIFALLVLAGIANAVTAADIVGNAKAATAKVEMCIGCHGIPGYKATFPEVFQVPMIGGQPAKYIENALQAYKKGDRKHPSMKGIASSLSDQDIADVAAYYAQQAKPN; encoded by the coding sequence ATGAAAAAAATATTTGCACTTCTCGTGCTTGCCGGCATAGCAAATGCCGTCACAGCGGCTGACATTGTAGGAAACGCCAAGGCAGCGACTGCCAAGGTGGAAATGTGTATCGGTTGCCACGGCATCCCCGGTTACAAGGCGACCTTCCCCGAAGTGTTCCAGGTGCCGATGATCGGCGGCCAGCCGGCAAAATATATCGAAAATGCGCTGCAGGCCTACAAGAAGGGCGATCGCAAGCACCCCAGCATGAAGGGCATTGCCAGCAGCCTGTCGGATCAGGATATCGCCGATGTCGCCGCGTATTATGCGCAACAAGCCAAGCCGAACTGA
- a CDS encoding cytochrome c — protein MKTLLAALVCATVSFGASAAGNINTGKALAEKYSCATCHGKDYGSPIDPSYPKLAGQHKDYLEHALTAYKRGDKANGRNNAIMTGQVKPLSNQDIKDLAAYLHSLPTTLVIHR, from the coding sequence ATGAAAACACTACTCGCCGCCCTCGTTTGCGCCACCGTCTCGTTCGGCGCCAGTGCCGCCGGCAATATCAACACGGGCAAGGCCCTGGCCGAAAAATACAGCTGCGCCACCTGCCACGGCAAGGATTACGGTTCGCCCATCGACCCGTCGTACCCGAAACTGGCGGGCCAGCACAAGGATTACCTGGAACACGCCTTGACGGCATATAAACGGGGCGACAAGGCCAACGGCCGCAACAACGCCATCATGACGGGCCAGGTGAAACCGCTGAGCAACCAGGACATCAAGGACCTGGCCGCCTACCTGCACAGCCTGCCAACCACCCTGGTGATCCACCGCTGA